One window of Anaerolineales bacterium genomic DNA carries:
- a CDS encoding ABC transporter substrate-binding protein: MKSKWFVLFSVLILASLMASACGGGAGGAASGGPLQSVGEGEGALSIVSWAGYIERGETDPNFDWVTQFEADTGCIVTNKTAATSDEMVALMNEGGFDLVTASGDASNRLIAGGRVQEINISLIPSYSTIDERLQNAPWHTVDGKHYGVPYSSGENILMYNTEVFGNEPPTSWNVVFEEMTLPDGESNKGRIQAYDGPIYVADAALYLKSARPELGITDPYALTREQFDAAIELLRQQRTLINRYWHDAFIQMDDFTNEGVAASGSWPFQANLLKAGGAPIEKVVPKEGATGWADTTMLHVDSAHPNCAYMWMEWSLNPKVQGDLAAWFQNVPVRLDACEGNELLGADGCVNNGLNDFDKIQWWRTPTSDCGDGRMECVPYHEWVTQYVAVIGGR; the protein is encoded by the coding sequence ATGAAATCAAAGTGGTTCGTATTGTTCAGCGTCCTGATCCTCGCCAGTCTGATGGCCTCCGCGTGCGGCGGCGGGGCAGGCGGCGCCGCATCCGGCGGTCCTTTGCAGTCCGTCGGCGAAGGTGAGGGTGCCCTTTCCATCGTTTCATGGGCTGGCTACATCGAGCGCGGTGAAACCGATCCGAACTTCGACTGGGTGACCCAGTTCGAGGCGGACACCGGTTGTATCGTCACTAACAAGACCGCAGCGACTTCCGATGAGATGGTCGCGTTGATGAACGAGGGCGGCTTCGATTTGGTGACCGCATCCGGCGATGCATCCAACCGCCTGATCGCTGGCGGACGCGTTCAGGAAATCAATATCAGCCTGATCCCCAGTTACAGCACGATCGATGAGCGATTGCAAAACGCGCCCTGGCATACCGTGGACGGAAAGCATTACGGGGTGCCTTACTCCTCCGGTGAAAACATCCTGATGTACAACACCGAGGTCTTTGGCAATGAACCGCCAACAAGCTGGAATGTAGTCTTTGAAGAAATGACCCTGCCCGACGGCGAATCCAACAAGGGACGCATTCAGGCCTACGACGGTCCGATCTATGTTGCGGATGCCGCCCTCTACTTGAAGAGTGCCCGCCCTGAACTCGGCATCACCGATCCCTACGCTCTGACCCGCGAACAGTTCGACGCAGCCATTGAGTTGCTCCGCCAACAGCGCACCCTCATCAACCGCTACTGGCACGATGCCTTCATCCAGATGGATGACTTCACCAACGAAGGCGTTGCGGCTTCCGGCTCCTGGCCCTTCCAGGCGAACCTGCTAAAGGCTGGCGGCGCGCCGATCGAGAAGGTCGTTCCGAAGGAAGGCGCGACCGGCTGGGCGGATACCACCATGTTGCATGTGGATTCCGCGCATCCCAACTGCGCTTATATGTGGATGGAATGGTCCTTGAACCCCAAGGTACAGGGTGACTTGGCGGCATGGTTCCAGAATGTCCCCGTCCGCCTCGATGCCTGTGAGGGCAACGAACTGCTCGGCGCCGATGGATGTGTCAACAACGGCTTGAACGACTTCGACAAGATCCAGTGGTGGCGCACTCCCACCAGCGACTGCGGTGACGGCCGCATGGAATGCGTACCCTACCATGAGTGGGTTACCCAGTATGTTGCCGTGATCGGCGGACGCTAA
- a CDS encoding ABC transporter ATP-binding protein, whose product MAQQTPPAIKFDKVSRHFGEVKAVDGADLEIRDGEFFSMLGPSGSGKTTCLRMIAGFDRPTAGQIFLYGQDVSNLPPYDRDVNTVFQDYALFPHMSVSENIAYGLMVKKVARPERIKKVDEMLELVQLSGFGGRKPSQLSGGQRQRVALARALINHPKVLLLDEPLGALDLKLRQQMQVELKAIQKRVGITFIFVTHDQEEALTMSDRIALFNQGRIEQIGTPAEIYEHPKSAFVAGFVGTSNLVRGDVARRIIGVDVTFSIRPEKIHLGNIHENAPTDSYSSDGTIRDVVYLGLYTRYLVELDGGGDLVVIEQNLKSTSMDVLKNKGQRTRLHWSKEHISKMAA is encoded by the coding sequence ATGGCCCAACAGACCCCACCTGCCATCAAGTTTGACAAAGTGAGCCGTCATTTCGGAGAAGTAAAAGCCGTGGATGGAGCCGATCTCGAAATCCGCGACGGCGAATTCTTTTCCATGCTGGGTCCTTCCGGTTCCGGCAAGACAACCTGCTTGAGGATGATCGCGGGATTCGACAGGCCGACCGCGGGTCAGATCTTTCTTTACGGGCAGGATGTCTCGAACCTGCCGCCTTATGACCGCGATGTCAACACGGTCTTTCAGGATTACGCCCTCTTCCCTCACATGAGCGTGTCGGAAAATATCGCATATGGGTTGATGGTTAAGAAAGTTGCCAGGCCAGAGCGGATAAAAAAAGTGGACGAGATGCTGGAACTCGTCCAGCTATCCGGCTTTGGCGGACGCAAACCTTCCCAGCTTTCGGGCGGACAAAGGCAACGCGTCGCGCTTGCCCGTGCCCTGATCAATCACCCCAAGGTTTTGCTTCTCGATGAACCGCTCGGCGCATTGGACCTCAAGCTTCGTCAACAAATGCAGGTGGAGTTGAAAGCCATCCAGAAACGGGTGGGTATCACCTTTATTTTCGTCACCCATGACCAGGAAGAAGCGTTGACCATGAGCGACCGGATCGCCCTGTTCAATCAAGGCAGGATCGAACAGATCGGTACCCCGGCTGAAATTTATGAGCATCCGAAAAGCGCTTTCGTTGCCGGTTTTGTCGGCACATCCAACCTTGTCCGTGGGGATGTGGCCAGACGCATTATCGGCGTGGACGTTACCTTTTCCATCCGCCCGGAAAAGATCCACCTCGGAAACATCCACGAGAATGCGCCGACGGATAGTTACTCTTCTGACGGCACCATCCGCGACGTGGTCTATCTAGGTTTGTATACGCGTTATCTTGTCGAGCTTGACGGCGGCGGCGACCTGGTGGTGATCGAGCAGAATCTCAAGTCCACTTCGATGGACGTGTTGAAGAACAAGGGACAGCGCACGCGCCTGCATTGGAGTAAAGAGCACATCAGCAAGATGGCGGCTTGA
- a CDS encoding ABC transporter permease: MLNKISTYLYLRPKLVLWLTLGPPLAYMIIVYLGSLFNLLINSFYYLEQFTGLIVREFTLSTYARTLEPANLEIFARTTLMAIAVTVMDAIIAFPLAYYIARFTPPKLKTWLIIAVTLPLWSSYLVRVYAWKLILAKEGILSWFINLLGLQGALDWLLGIPAIGGSSLALSPLGMFIVFAYIWLPYMIIPIQTALERVPHSLVEASSDLGAKPLQTFRTVILPLAFPGVVAGSIFTFSLTLGDFIIPLSLGNSKFFIGQAVYSYQGTAGDIPLAAAMTMGPVVIMIIYLLIARKMGAFDAL; encoded by the coding sequence ATGTTGAATAAGATTTCCACGTATTTGTACCTGCGCCCCAAACTGGTCCTTTGGCTCACGCTCGGTCCTCCCCTTGCGTATATGATCATCGTGTACCTGGGCTCGCTTTTCAACCTGTTGATCAACAGTTTTTATTATCTCGAGCAATTCACGGGGTTGATCGTCCGGGAGTTCACCCTAAGTACCTATGCCCGTACGCTCGAACCCGCCAACCTGGAAATTTTTGCCCGCACCACATTGATGGCGATCGCGGTGACCGTAATGGATGCGATCATCGCCTTTCCGCTCGCGTATTACATCGCCCGTTTTACCCCTCCAAAACTAAAGACCTGGCTTATTATCGCCGTCACATTGCCGCTTTGGTCAAGTTATCTCGTTCGTGTGTATGCCTGGAAACTGATCCTTGCCAAGGAAGGCATCCTTTCATGGTTTATCAACCTTTTGGGATTGCAAGGCGCGTTGGATTGGCTGCTCGGCATTCCTGCGATCGGCGGTTCGTCCCTCGCTCTCTCACCGCTCGGCATGTTCATCGTCTTTGCCTATATCTGGCTCCCCTATATGATCATCCCGATTCAGACTGCGCTGGAACGCGTGCCGCATTCCCTTGTGGAAGCCTCCAGCGATCTGGGCGCAAAGCCCCTGCAGACCTTCCGAACCGTAATTCTTCCGCTTGCCTTTCCCGGCGTGGTGGCGGGATCTATCTTTACCTTCTCCCTGACGTTGGGCGATTTCATCATCCCGCTCAGCCTCGGAAACTCAAAGTTCTTTATCGGTCAGGCGGTTTATTCCTACCAGGGCACCGCCGGTGACATTCCGCTTGCCGCCGCCATGACCATGGGTCCTGTTGTAATCATGATCATCTACCTCTTGATCGCCCGGAAAATGGGAGCTTTCGATGCCCTCTAA
- a CDS encoding ABC transporter permease, translating to MPSNSSSSTPKAPLALTIAAYAGLLFLHVPILIIFLYTLTPDETTYTFPLPGITFKWFGIALQRADLWRSVTLSLQVAAIATFAALILGSLAAAAVYRSNFFGRESISFLLVLPIALPGIVTGIALRTAIGGFDIPFSFWTIVIGHATFCVVVVYNNVLARFRRMQGSQIEASMDLGANSFQTFWYVVFPNIATALLAGGMLAFALSFDEVIVTTFTAGQQTTLPIWIFSQLSRPRDRPVTNVAAMIVMLITFLPIFLSQRLTASSSDTEGNSK from the coding sequence ATGCCCTCTAATTCTTCATCCTCGACTCCAAAGGCTCCGCTCGCACTAACCATCGCCGCGTATGCCGGGTTGTTATTCCTGCATGTCCCCATTCTGATCATCTTCCTCTATACCCTGACGCCCGATGAAACAACTTATACGTTCCCTTTGCCCGGGATAACATTCAAGTGGTTCGGGATCGCGCTCCAACGGGCCGACTTGTGGCGTTCCGTCACACTTTCGCTGCAGGTTGCCGCCATTGCGACCTTTGCCGCCCTGATTCTTGGGTCTCTTGCAGCGGCGGCTGTCTATCGAAGCAATTTTTTCGGACGGGAATCCATATCCTTTCTGCTCGTCCTGCCGATCGCACTGCCCGGCATTGTCACCGGAATTGCGTTGCGCACCGCCATCGGCGGGTTCGACATTCCATTCTCCTTCTGGACCATCGTCATCGGTCATGCCACGTTTTGTGTGGTGGTTGTATATAACAATGTCCTTGCCCGATTCCGCCGGATGCAAGGCTCGCAGATCGAAGCCTCGATGGACCTTGGAGCGAATTCGTTCCAAACCTTCTGGTATGTCGTTTTTCCGAATATCGCCACAGCCTTGCTGGCCGGCGGAATGCTTGCCTTCGCACTTTCCTTCGACGAAGTGATCGTCACGACATTTACGGCCGGGCAGCAGACCACGCTTCCGATCTGGATCTTCTCCCAACTTTCCCGCCCGCGTGACAGACCCGTGACCAATGTCGCCGCCATGATCGTGATGTTGATCACCTTCCTGCCGATCTTTTTATCCCAACGGTTGACTGCCTCTTCATCGGACACGGAAGGGAATTCGAAATAA
- a CDS encoding SET domain-containing protein-lysine N-methyltransferase, translating to MTHSYLNPKCEIRTNSRGGCSVYTVVPIPKGELVSMWGGTIVHETQLDRSMPRFTERVIQIDEELYLLTAEDKEPNDCFNHSCEPNLGFTGQIGLMAMRDIEAGEQLTFDYAMSDGGPYDEFDCQCGMPTCRHKVTGNDWKRTELWLKYEGYFSPYLARRIEKLRK from the coding sequence ATGACCCACTCCTACCTAAACCCAAAATGCGAAATCCGCACAAATTCGCGCGGCGGATGCAGTGTTTACACCGTTGTTCCCATCCCCAAGGGCGAACTTGTCTCCATGTGGGGAGGGACGATCGTGCATGAGACTCAATTGGACCGGTCCATGCCGCGTTTTACGGAGCGCGTCATCCAGATCGACGAAGAATTGTATCTCTTGACCGCTGAAGATAAGGAACCGAACGACTGCTTCAACCATTCCTGTGAGCCGAACCTGGGATTCACCGGTCAGATCGGGCTGATGGCGATGCGCGACATCGAAGCCGGGGAGCAACTGACCTTCGATTACGCGATGTCTGATGGAGGCCCGTACGACGAGTTCGATTGTCAATGCGGCATGCCGACCTGCCGCCATAAAGTGACGGGGAACGACTGGAAACGTACCGAACTCTGGTTGAAATACGAAGGTTATTTCTCGCCCTACCTTGCGCGCCGCATCGAAAAACTGCGGAAATGA
- a CDS encoding CPBP family intramembrane metalloprotease has protein sequence MKNLTGEKLNFDWKVVTVTIVSTLLLMVDRYHKIFEYKYYDRVLLYLVIPLLITLILFRENPREFGMRLGDWKLGLIYSVVGILVMAPVIYYLGHGNESMRNYYEKYVTGLPWTTFLDLLGWEFFFRGWILFAYARKFGHEALWLQAVPFALAHLGKPEVETLSTIFGGFAFGWVAWRTKSFIYPFLIHWFIGTFIILVSAGVV, from the coding sequence ATGAAAAATCTCACCGGCGAAAAACTGAACTTCGATTGGAAGGTCGTAACCGTTACGATCGTCAGTACTCTGTTATTAATGGTCGACCGTTACCATAAGATATTCGAGTACAAATACTACGATCGTGTCCTGCTCTATCTCGTCATTCCGTTGCTGATCACCTTAATCCTCTTCCGCGAAAACCCCCGTGAATTCGGTATGCGGCTCGGCGATTGGAAACTCGGGTTGATCTATTCCGTCGTCGGGATCCTGGTTATGGCGCCGGTCATATACTACCTGGGTCACGGCAACGAATCGATGCGAAATTACTACGAAAAATATGTGACCGGCCTGCCGTGGACGACCTTCCTCGACCTGCTCGGCTGGGAGTTCTTCTTCCGCGGATGGATTTTGTTCGCCTATGCCCGTAAATTCGGTCATGAAGCGCTATGGTTGCAAGCCGTGCCGTTTGCGCTGGCGCATCTGGGAAAACCCGAGGTCGAAACACTCTCCACCATCTTCGGCGGGTTCGCCTTCGGCTGGGTGGCGTGGCGCACGAAATCCTTCATTTATCCGTTCTTGATCCATTG